In Candidatus Rokuibacteriota bacterium, the DNA window GGCTTCATGTACGCGCTCATCGCGCTCGGCTACACCATGGTGTACGGGGTGCTGGAGTTCATCAACTTCGCCCACTCGGAGATCTTCGTGGTGGGCGCCTTCGTGGGTGTCGAGATCCTCCTCACGTTCCAGGCCGCCGGGCTGCTCGCCCTCGTCTCGCCCTTCCTCGTGCTGCTGGTGGTGCTGCTGCTCGGGATGCTGGCCAGCGGGCTCCTGGCCGTGACGGTCGAGCGCGTCGCCTATCGGCCGCTCCGCGGCGCCCCGCGGCTGATCCCGCTCATCTCGGCCATCGGCGTGTCGTTCTTCCTCCAGGACGCCGTCCGCCTCGTCGAGAGCGTCTGGCGCAACGCCTTCAACCTCGTCTACCCGACGATGGACACGCTCAACATCCGGTTCAGCCTCACGGAGACCATCGACGTCTCGGTGAAGTCCCTCGTGGTGATCGTGGCCTCGCTCCTCATGCTGTGGGGGCTCCACGCCCTGGTGAACCGGACGAAGATCGGCACGGCCATGCGCGCCGTGGCCGAGGACCAGGCCGCGGCGAGCCTCATGGGCATCAGCGTGAACCGGATCATCTCGCTCACCTTCCTGATCGGCGGCGCCATGGGCGGGGCGGCAGGGGTCCTCTTCGGCGTCCAGTACAGCCTCATCAACCCGTACACGGGCTTCATCCCCGGGCTGAAGGCCTTCACGGCCGCCGTGCTCGGCGGCATCGGCAACATTCCGGGAGCCATGGTGGGCGGGCTGGTCCTCGGGCTCCTGGAGGCCTTCGCGGCCTCCTACCTCTCGCTCCTCACCGGCGGGGCCTTCGGCGCCGAGTACAAGGACATCTTCGCCTTCTCCGTCCTCATCCTGATCCTCATCTTCCGGCCCAAGGGCCTCCTGGGCGAGGTCGTGCGGGAGCGCGCTTGATGGACGAGCGGCAGCCGCAGGCGAGGATGATCAAGGCGCTGCTCGCGCGCCCGCTGCCGGCGGCGATCCTGGCCATCGCGCTGCTGGGCATCACCGCCTACGCGGTCTCGCACTTCCCGCGCTCCATCGTGGCCTTCATGCTCTTCCAGGCCTCGATCCTCTTCCTCTACTTCGCGGCCATGCCCTCCTGGCTCAAGGGCCTGCTCACCGCGGGGACGCTGGGCGTGCTGATGCCGGTGGTGGGCTCCATCAACGGCTACTATCTCGAGATCGCGATCCAGGTGGGCATCTTCGTCGCGCTGGCGCTGGGGCTCAACATCGTGGTGGGGCTGGCGGGGCTGCTGGACCTCGGCTACGTGGCCTTCTTCGCCGTCGGGGCCTACACCTGGGCCATCTTCGGCTCGCCCCAGGCCAACCAGATCTTCGGCGGCGACGCCTTCCCGCTGCCACCCGCCTGGTTCTTCCTCTTCCTCCTGCTGGGCGTCGGGGTGGCGGCCGGCGCCGGGATTCTCCTCGGCCTGCCGGTGCTGAGACTGCACGGCGACTACCTCGCCATCGTCACGCTGGGCTTCGGTGAGGTGATCCGCGTCCTCGCCAACAACCTCGACAAGCCCATCAACTTCACCAACGGGCCCAAGGGCATCACGCCCATCTCGCGGCCGCCCATCTTCTTCGAGCCCGTGCTGCGCGCCGTCGGGGTGGACCCCAACCCGAACGTGGTCTACCCGCTCTACCTCTACTTCCTCGTGCTCCTGATCGTGGGCGTCACCATCCTCGTGAACCGGCGCGTGGAGGACTCGCATGTGGGCCGGGCCTGGGAGGCCATCCGCGAGGACCAGACCGCCGCCCAGGCCATGGGCGTCCCGCTGGTGCGTATGAAGCTCATGGCCTTCGCCTGTGGCGCGTCCTTCGCCGGGGCGGTGGGCGTCCTCTTCTCCGCCAAGCAGGTGTTCATCAACCCCGAGTCCTTCACCTTCATGGAGTCCATCGGGGTTCTGGCCATGGTGATCCTGGGCGGCATGGGCTCCATCCCCGGCGCCATCCTCGGGGCCACGGTCGTGACGGTACTCAACCTGCAGGTGCTGAAGGGCCTGTCCCTCTGGCTCAACGAGCTCCGCAACGCCGGGGTGACCATCTTCGGCTGGAGCCTCGCCAACCTGCCGACGCAGCTCGAGCCCGCCAAGTACGAGCGCATGGTCTTCGGCCTCATCCTGGTCCTGATGATGGTCTTCCGTCCTCAGGGCATCCTGCCGGTGCAGCGCCGGCACCGCGAGCTGCACGACGGCGCGGCCCTCCCCGAGCGCTGACATGGCGGCCATCCTCGAGGCCAGGGGCGTCACCAAGCGGTTCGGCGGGCTCACGGCGCTGGACTCGCTGGACTTCGAGATCGAGGAGGGGCACATCGCCTCCATCATCGGTCCCAACGGGGCCGGCAAGACCACCTTCTTCAACGTCTTCACCGGGATCTACATCCCCGAGGAGGGAATGGTGACCTTCCGGGGCAGGCCCGTCCTCGGCCGCCGGCCCGACCAGATCGCCGCGCTCGGGATCTGCCGCACCTTCCAGAGCATCCGGCTCTTCGCCAACATGACGGTGGCCGAGAACGTGCTGGTGGGAATGCACAGCCGCGTGCCGCTCACGCTGTGGGACGTGCTGGCGCGGGGCGGGCGCTGGAAGCGGGAGGAGACGGCACTCTGGCGCCGGGCGGCCGAGCTCCTGAGCCTCGTGGGGCTCCGGGGCAAGGCGAACGAGCTGGCGCGCAGCCTGCCCTACGGCGACCAGCGCCGACTCGAGATCGGTCGCGCGCTGGCCTCACGGCCGGCGCTCCTCCTGCTCGACGAGCCCACGGCAGGCATGACCCAGGGTGAGGCGCGCACCCTCATGGATCTCCTGCGCCGCCTGATCCGGGAGCTGGCGCTCACGATCCTTCTGATCGAGCACAACATGCGGGTCGTGATGGAGGTCTCGGACCGCGTCACGGTGCTGGACTACGGGCAGAAGATCGCCGAGGGCCGCGCCGCCGAGATCCAGCGGGACCCGCGCGTCGTGGAGGCCTACCTGGGCCGGAAGAAGCCCGGGCTCGCCGCGGGGGGCGCCCTTGGCTGAGGCCCCGATGCTCGATGTCCGCGACCTGCACGTCTACTACGGGGAGATCCACGCGCTCAAGGGGGTCTCCTTCCGGGTGGCGCAGGGCGAGATCGTCCCCCTCCTCGGCAACAACGGAGCCGGCAAGACCACGACCCTCAGGGCCCTCTCCGGGCTCCTCACGCCCCGCCGGGGGGTGATGCTCCTCGACGGCGCCTCGCTCGTGGGCGCCCCGCCGCACGGCATCGTGGTCAGGGGCATCACGCATGTGCCGGAGGGGCGGCGCATCTTCAATCGCCTGACGGTGCTCGAGAACCTCCAGATGGGCGCCTACACGCGCTCCGACGGACGGGAAGCGGAGGACATGGAGCGGGTCTTCGACATCTTCCCGCGGCTCAAGGAGCGGCGCAGCCAGGTGGCGGGCACGCTCTCCGGCGGCGAGCAGCAGATGCTGGCGATCGGCCGGGCGCTCATGGCCAGGCCCCGCCTGCTCCTCCTGGACGAGCCGTCCATGGGGCTGGCGCCGGTGCTCGTCGAGCAGATCTTCGAGACGGTGCAGGCCATCAACCAGCAGGGGGTCACCATCCTCCTCGTGGAGCAGAACGCGGCGATGGCGCTGTCCATCGCCGGGCGCGGTTACGTGCTGGAGACGGGGGAGATCGCGCTCGCGGGCCCGGCAGCCGAGCTGGCCGGCAACCCCGAGGTCCGCCGCGCCTACCTCGGCGAGGCCTGACGCGGTCAGTGGCCTCAGGAGTTGACAGGTCATCCCGAAGAGACCATCATGGTCACGTGAAGGCCATCGGCGTCGCCAAGCTGAAGGCGAATCTGAGCCGCTACCTGAGTCAGGTCAAGCACGGGCAGGAAGTGGTGGTCACGGAGCGGGGCCTGCCTGTAGCCATGATCGTCCCGCTGCGAAGTTCGGAGGGGGCCGAGTCGCGCCGCGAGCGACTGGCCCGGGCCGGCGTGTTGCAGCTCGGTACCGGACGCCTCCGCCCCTCGCTCCTCAAGCCCCCGAGAGGGCCCCGCGTGGGCGACAGCGTGCTCGAAGCGCTTCTCGAGGAACGCCGCCAGGAACGCTGATGTTCTGGGACAGCTCCGCGGTCGTCCCGACGCTTCTCCCGGCCGCCCGGTCTGCCGTGGCGGCCGCGCTGCTCCGATCGGATTCCCACTTCGCGCTCTGGTGGGCCAGCCCCGTCGAGTGCCAGTCCGCGCTCTACCGTCGCCATCGCGAAGGGATCCTCTCTCCGGCGAATCTGGAGCAGGCACTCCTGCGACTCCGGGGCGTCGTCGAGGCCGCCGACGTTGTCGGGCCGACTGATCGCCTGCGCGAGCGCGCCGGCCGCGTGTTGGCCGCCCATCCCCTGCGGGCCGGCGATGCGCTGCAGCTCGCGGCCGCCCTCGCCTGGTGCGCCGAAGATCCACAAGGCGAGACATTCGTCTGCCTCGACGACCGCCTCAGGGAGGCGGCCCGCCGCGAGGGGTTCGCCGTCCTACCCACTTGATCTCCGAGAACCCCCACCTTCCCGGAGTATCGACCAAGGGAGAAGAGCCACGTGATGACGCAGGGACTGACCTTCGAGGAGCACGCGGTCGGCGCGACGTACCAGACGCTGGCGCGCACGGTGTCCGAGGCCGACATCTGCGCCTTCGTCAACCTGTGCGGCTTCACCGAGCCGCTCTTCTACGACATGGAGTACGTGGCGCGGGAGTCCGTGTTCAGGGGCCGCCTGGCTCCCGGCGCCTTCACCTTCGCGCTGGCCGAGGGCCTCATCATACAGACCGGCCTCATCCACGGCACGGGGATGGCCTACCTCGGCGGGGAGATCCGCATCGCGGGGCCGGTGCTGGCCGGGGACACGCTCCACGTCTCCGTGACGGTGGCCGACAAGCGGGAGACGAAGAAGCCCGACCGCGGCATCGTGACCTACAGCCATCGGGTCACGAACCAGCGCGGCGAGGTCGTCCTCGAGGCCGAGATCAAGCGGATGATCAGGCGGCGCAGCGCCCGGGGCTGATGCTCGTCCTCACGCGCCGGGACCTGGAGCGGCTCCTCTCCCCTGCCGACGTGATCCGGGCCGTCGAGGGCGCGTTCCGCGAGCGCGCGGCCGGCCGGGTCCAGGTTCTCCCCCGCGCGGCCCTGCCCATGGCGCGGGGCGGGGTCTTCCTCTCGATGGTGTCGGCCCTCCCGCGGCGGCGCGCGCTCGGCGCCAAGCTCGTGACCGTGGTGCCGCAGAACCGGGGGCGGGGCCTGCCGACCATCCACGCCTGGTACCTCCTCGCCGATCCGGACACCGGCGGCCCGCTGGCGCTGATGGAGGCGGCCTTCCTCACCGCGATCCGAACGGGCGCCACCTCAGCGCTCGCCGCGCGGCTGCTCGCCCCTCGCCAGGTCCGGACGGTCGTCTGCTTCGGCGCCGGCGTCCAGGCGGCCTTCCAGCTCCGCTGCCTTCAGCTCGTGCGGCCCTTCGAGCGCGTCCTCGTCGTCGGGCGCCGCCCGGAGCGGGCCCGCGCCTTCGCCGGGCGCATGCGTGAGAGGCTCGCCATCGACGTGCGGGTCGTGGGCGATCGGACGGCCGCGGTCGGCGAGGCCCAGCTGATCACCTGCGCCACGACCTCGGCGAGACCCGTCTTCGCCGGGCGCGACGTGCAGCCCGGCACGCACGTGGATGCCGTCGGCTCCTTCAGACCCTCCACCAGGGAGGTGGACACGGCGCTCGTCCAGCGGGCCCGCGTCGTGGTGGACACCTACGAAGGGGCGCGGGAGGAGGCGGGCGACCTGCTCATTCCCCTGCGGGCCGGCGCGATCAGCCGCCGCCACGTCCGTGCGGAGCTCGCCGAGCTGGTGTCGGGCCGGCGCCGCGGACGCCTCGGGCCGGAGGACATCACGCTGTTCAAGTCCGTCGGGTGGGCCGGCGAGGATGCGGTGACGGCGCGGCTCGCTTATGATCGGGCCGTGGCGGCACGGGTGGGGACGGAGGTGGCGCTCTGAGGCCGCGCGGACAGGCCGGGAGGGGCCCGCGCCCGGCCCCGGCGCCACGGGGAAGCGCGTGACCGTGGGCCGGACCGCGGAGGCCGTGATCATCGGAGGGGGCGTCACCGGCGTCTCCACGGCCTTTCAGCTGGCCAGCCGCGGCCTCCGCCGGGTCGTGGTTCTCGAGCGCAAGTTCCTGGCCGCCGGCGGCACCGGCCGCTCGGTGGGCATCGTCCGCCAGCTCTACCCCACGCGCGAGACCACCGAGATGGTCCTGCGTTCGCTGGCGGTGTTCCAGGACTTCGGCGAACGGGTCGGCGGCGAGGCGGGCTACGTGCCGTGCGGGGTGCTCATCGGCGTGTCGCCTGCGATGCGTCCGACGCTCGAGAAGACGCTCGCGCTCCAGACCACCCTCGGCGTCCAGGCCGAGATCCTCGATCCGGAAGACCTCCCGCGCATCGAGCCCCGCATCGATCCCTCCGGGCTCGGGGCGATCCTCCACGAGCCGGCGTCCGGATACGGCGATCCGGCCTCCGTCACCGCCGGCTACGCCGAGGGGGCCCGGCGGCGCGGCGTCAGCATAGAGCAGGGGGTCGAGGTGGTGTCCATCCATCGGGCGGGTGACCGCGTGACGGCAGTCGGGACGGCGGCCGGCGAGAGGATCGAGGCCCCGGTGGTGGTCGACGCGGCAGGTCTCTGGTCCCCCCGGGTCGCCCGGCTCGCCGGAGTCGAGCTGCCCATCGTGATCGGGCGGCACCCGGTGTTCGCCATCGAGCGCGATCCCGCCTTCGGGCCGTCCCACGCGGTGTACCTGGACCTGGCGGGGGGCACCTATGTCCGGCCCGAGACCGGCGCGCTCACGCTCACGGGCTCGCTCACCGACGACGAGACCCGGCACCCCATGGACCCCGAGCTCCTCGGCGCGGAGGTGGGCTTCGACGAGGCGAGCGAGGCGCTGGCCCGGACAGCGCGGGCCATCCCGCGGCTGGCCGACTCCCGCCTGAGCGCCGGCTACGCGGGCGCCTTCGACATCACCCCCGACTGGATGCCGATCCTGGACGAGTCCCCCCTCCGGGGTTTCTTCGTCGCCGCCGGCATGTCGGGCCATGGCTTCAAGCTCGCGCCGGCCGTGGGCGAGATGATGGCGGCCCTCATCACGGGCGGCCCGCCTCCGGTCAGTCTCGCTCCCTTCAGACTCGACCGCTTCGCCTCCTCCTCCCGCGCCGGGACCTTCGTGTCCTCCTACCTCGGGTGATGCCGGCACCCGCAGCCGACCCGCGACAGCTCCCCGCGTGGCGCCCGACCCCGGTCGCGCGCGCCCTCCTCCTGGCGCTGGCGGGGGCTCTCCTCCTGACGGAGATCCGGATCGCCGGACTCACCGACACCGGCTACGAGATCCTCTACGGCCGACACGGGTGGGCGCCAGGCGAGATCGCCTTCATGCTCCACTACCTCCTCTTCGGGATTCCCGCCGTCGCCC includes these proteins:
- a CDS encoding branched-chain amino acid ABC transporter permease — translated: MDFELLIGIFPQVFLDGLILGFMYALIALGYTMVYGVLEFINFAHSEIFVVGAFVGVEILLTFQAAGLLALVSPFLVLLVVLLLGMLASGLLAVTVERVAYRPLRGAPRLIPLISAIGVSFFLQDAVRLVESVWRNAFNLVYPTMDTLNIRFSLTETIDVSVKSLVVIVASLLMLWGLHALVNRTKIGTAMRAVAEDQAAASLMGISVNRIISLTFLIGGAMGGAAGVLFGVQYSLINPYTGFIPGLKAFTAAVLGGIGNIPGAMVGGLVLGLLEAFAASYLSLLTGGAFGAEYKDIFAFSVLILILIFRPKGLLGEVVRERA
- a CDS encoding branched-chain amino acid ABC transporter permease — its product is MDERQPQARMIKALLARPLPAAILAIALLGITAYAVSHFPRSIVAFMLFQASILFLYFAAMPSWLKGLLTAGTLGVLMPVVGSINGYYLEIAIQVGIFVALALGLNIVVGLAGLLDLGYVAFFAVGAYTWAIFGSPQANQIFGGDAFPLPPAWFFLFLLLGVGVAAGAGILLGLPVLRLHGDYLAIVTLGFGEVIRVLANNLDKPINFTNGPKGITPISRPPIFFEPVLRAVGVDPNPNVVYPLYLYFLVLLIVGVTILVNRRVEDSHVGRAWEAIREDQTAAQAMGVPLVRMKLMAFACGASFAGAVGVLFSAKQVFINPESFTFMESIGVLAMVILGGMGSIPGAILGATVVTVLNLQVLKGLSLWLNELRNAGVTIFGWSLANLPTQLEPAKYERMVFGLILVLMMVFRPQGILPVQRRHRELHDGAALPER
- a CDS encoding ABC transporter ATP-binding protein translates to MAAILEARGVTKRFGGLTALDSLDFEIEEGHIASIIGPNGAGKTTFFNVFTGIYIPEEGMVTFRGRPVLGRRPDQIAALGICRTFQSIRLFANMTVAENVLVGMHSRVPLTLWDVLARGGRWKREETALWRRAAELLSLVGLRGKANELARSLPYGDQRRLEIGRALASRPALLLLDEPTAGMTQGEARTLMDLLRRLIRELALTILLIEHNMRVVMEVSDRVTVLDYGQKIAEGRAAEIQRDPRVVEAYLGRKKPGLAAGGALG
- a CDS encoding ABC transporter ATP-binding protein, whose amino-acid sequence is MLDVRDLHVYYGEIHALKGVSFRVAQGEIVPLLGNNGAGKTTTLRALSGLLTPRRGVMLLDGASLVGAPPHGIVVRGITHVPEGRRIFNRLTVLENLQMGAYTRSDGREAEDMERVFDIFPRLKERRSQVAGTLSGGEQQMLAIGRALMARPRLLLLDEPSMGLAPVLVEQIFETVQAINQQGVTILLVEQNAAMALSIAGRGYVLETGEIALAGPAAELAGNPEVRRAYLGEA
- a CDS encoding type II toxin-antitoxin system prevent-host-death family antitoxin → MKAIGVAKLKANLSRYLSQVKHGQEVVVTERGLPVAMIVPLRSSEGAESRRERLARAGVLQLGTGRLRPSLLKPPRGPRVGDSVLEALLEERRQER
- a CDS encoding PIN domain-containing protein is translated as MFWDSSAVVPTLLPAARSAVAAALLRSDSHFALWWASPVECQSALYRRHREGILSPANLEQALLRLRGVVEAADVVGPTDRLRERAGRVLAAHPLRAGDALQLAAALAWCAEDPQGETFVCLDDRLREAARREGFAVLPT
- a CDS encoding MaoC family dehydratase N-terminal domain-containing protein, encoding MTQGLTFEEHAVGATYQTLARTVSEADICAFVNLCGFTEPLFYDMEYVARESVFRGRLAPGAFTFALAEGLIIQTGLIHGTGMAYLGGEIRIAGPVLAGDTLHVSVTVADKRETKKPDRGIVTYSHRVTNQRGEVVLEAEIKRMIRRRSARG
- a CDS encoding ornithine cyclodeaminase family protein, coding for MLVLTRRDLERLLSPADVIRAVEGAFRERAAGRVQVLPRAALPMARGGVFLSMVSALPRRRALGAKLVTVVPQNRGRGLPTIHAWYLLADPDTGGPLALMEAAFLTAIRTGATSALAARLLAPRQVRTVVCFGAGVQAAFQLRCLQLVRPFERVLVVGRRPERARAFAGRMRERLAIDVRVVGDRTAAVGEAQLITCATTSARPVFAGRDVQPGTHVDAVGSFRPSTREVDTALVQRARVVVDTYEGAREEAGDLLIPLRAGAISRRHVRAELAELVSGRRRGRLGPEDITLFKSVGWAGEDAVTARLAYDRAVAARVGTEVAL
- a CDS encoding FAD-binding oxidoreductase, which encodes MTVGRTAEAVIIGGGVTGVSTAFQLASRGLRRVVVLERKFLAAGGTGRSVGIVRQLYPTRETTEMVLRSLAVFQDFGERVGGEAGYVPCGVLIGVSPAMRPTLEKTLALQTTLGVQAEILDPEDLPRIEPRIDPSGLGAILHEPASGYGDPASVTAGYAEGARRRGVSIEQGVEVVSIHRAGDRVTAVGTAAGERIEAPVVVDAAGLWSPRVARLAGVELPIVIGRHPVFAIERDPAFGPSHAVYLDLAGGTYVRPETGALTLTGSLTDDETRHPMDPELLGAEVGFDEASEALARTARAIPRLADSRLSAGYAGAFDITPDWMPILDESPLRGFFVAAGMSGHGFKLAPAVGEMMAALITGGPPPVSLAPFRLDRFASSSRAGTFVSSYLG